The following are encoded together in the Anopheles nili chromosome 3, idAnoNiliSN_F5_01, whole genome shotgun sequence genome:
- the LOC128725404 gene encoding E3 ubiquitin-protein ligase ZNF598 yields MANKNRRPSDGEKNLPEMEANSEILCVVCFKPIVYFAIGECDHVCCYECSTRIRVLCQQNDCPICRRDLAKVIFSKTLLPYQQLDIKNRSGLYDKKYRICFTEQQVQQAFFQLLDNKCPRCDQSNFPKFEMLREHVRKKHELFYCDICTQHLKVFSSERRCYNRQDLAMHRRKGDPDKIGHRGHPLCEYCDTRFLDKDELFRHLRKDHFFCHYCDADGRNYFYGDYVSLREHFRTDHFLCEEGECEQEQFTSVFRSEIDLRAHRASMHGKSMNRLANKQTRTLELEFTYAPRHGATVAPGGGGSFGAPIAVSSSGGGGGGGGPSNRGRGGRGNGNAPRGGGAMLEGHQRRDLDGYEAMNDQQVPQHPRKEIDATNEEDFPSLAGSTPNPVFRPNNVSIRQQRVYGAAGLARTKENFPALGSSGGECTTGPTSLNEGFSSKITASSLLKSSQQSSGAGTTSMMIHVSNRPSSASSSGTGKSNNVSVMGKKKSSDFPALPSGSGDRKGSSVSVSNTRKLTSDNGGINDADDRSSGGAAMVNLNAISAKHRALVDDYVSLSSVVSKVKTIPSTVVKVAATTQAAVPSVNSTKAFPSLGETGSKTAASVPMTKSTPWAQQGAKQSNVLGSSNASSAVSGSAISGGIQATSKKKPTPAPNLKNDAGFVNLNALTGKKSGEKNKRKDSSPPHAGASNHSTDSRNNNGGGESSAKASSGKEHSSKEQHHQTKQLQGKSSAHVAIATNSAALHTSQANNNATVPAYGNSVSVIGSGGSNRHNGTQFKSPVSSAGPKRTPPGFENVNLKTKSAGPPPGFSAANVTLTAVARNVNNMTFINSIGETYDVLPLHSYVAPPNASKRNQILVTHFQKALQSQEALLEFKTISQMFRDDQYNASAYYDHCKAALGDRFHEIFPELIALLPNILKQQELYLVYCQDEKTRPKSSAKGKAAVVSTLEVCQVCKQVLTQEDLTQHYQTHYLENNFPKLGVHPPYTVVDEPKMNSFAKK; encoded by the exons ATGGCTAACAAAAATCGACGACCTTccgatggagagaaaaacctTCCCGAGATGGAGGCGAATtcggaaatactgtgtgtggTCTGTTTCAAACCTATTGTTTATTTTGCGATTGGCGAATGCGACCATGTTTGTTGCTACGAGTGCTCTACGCGAATTCGAGTTCTGTGTCAGCAAAATGATTGCCCCATCTGTCGCAGAGACTTAGCAAAG GTAATCTTTTCAAAAACGCTCTTGCCTTACCAGCAACTGGATATAAAAAACCGTTCTGGACtatatgataaaaaatatcgAATCTGCTTCACCGAGCAACAAGTCCAACAAGCGTTTTTCCAACTTTTAGATAACAAATGCCCCCG GTGTGACCAAAGCAACTTTCCCAAATTCGAGATGCTGCGGGAACACGTACGAAAGAAGCATGAGCTCTTTTATTGTGACATTTGCACTCAACATCTGAAGGTGTTTTCATCGGAACGGCGTTGTTACAATCGGCAAGATCTAGCTATGCACCGGCGCAAAGGCGATCCGGATAAGATTGGTCATAGAGGACATCCCTTATGTGAATATTGCGACACACGGTTTTTAGATAAAGATGAGCTGTTTCGTCATCTTAGAAAGGATCACTTTTTTTGTCACTACTGTGATGCCGATGGACGCAATTATTTCTATgg CGATTATGTTTCATTGCGGGAACATTTTCGGACCGATCACTTCCTCTGTGAAGAAGGAGAATGTGAACAAGAGCAGTTTACATCTGTTTTTCGTTCTGAAATTGATTTACGTGCACATCGCGCCTCGATGCATGGCAAATCGATGAATCGActagcaaacaaacagacTCGCACGTTAGAACTTGAGTTTACCTATGCCCCACGGCATGGAGCAACAGTTGCtcctggtggcggtggttccTTCGGAGCTCCGATCGCTGTAAGctcgtccggtggtggtggaggtggaggcgGACCATCTAACCGCGGACGTGGAGGACGTGGAAATGGCAACGCACCACGTGGTGGGGGCGCCATGCTAGAAGGCCATCAACGGCGGGACTTAGATGGATATGAAGCAATGAATGATCAACAAGTGCCGCAACATCCGAGAAAAGAAATTGATGCAACAAACGAAGAAGATTTCCCTTCACTGGCAGGATCGACACCCAATCCAGTTTTCCGTCCGAATAATGTGTCCATACGACAACAACGCGTGTACGGAGCAGCAGGTCTTGCAcgtactaaagaaaattttcctGCTCTCGGATCAAGCGGAGGCGAGTGCACAACCGGACCGACGAGTCTGAATGAAGGCTTCAGCAGCAAGATCACTGCTAGTTCTCTTCTAAAGAGCAGCCAACAATCAAGTGGTGCAGGAACAACGAGCATGATGATACATGTTTCCAATCGGCCTTCGTCGGCGAGCTCCTCGGGGacgggaaaatcaaacaacgtCTCTGTTAtggggaaaaagaaatcctCCGATTTTCCCGCCCTACCTTCTGGATCAGGGGATCGTAAGGGATCGAGCGTATCGGTTAGTAACACCAGAAAGTTGACATCAGATAATGGAGGAATAAACGATGCAGACGATCGATCCAGTGGTGGTGCGGCGATGGTTAATTTAAATGCGATTTCTGCCAAACACCGTGCGCTAGTGGACGATTATGTATCCTTGTCCAGTGTGGTATCAAAAGTTAAAACTATTCCGTCAACCGTTGTTAAAGTTGCCGCGACTACACAAGCTGCGGTTCCTAGTGTAAACTCTACCAAGGCGTTTCCTTCCCTTGGCGAGACGGGTAGCAAAACTGCCGCCTCTGTGCCTATGACAAAGTCTACTCCTTGGGCACAGCAAGGcgcaaaacaatcgaacgTGTTAGGTTCCTCGAATGCATCCAGtgccgtttccggttccgccaTTTCAGGTGGAATTCAAGCAaccagcaaaaagaaaccgaCGCCGGCACCGAATTTGAAAAATGACGCCGGTTTTGTAAACCTAAACGCTCTTACAGGTAAAAAATctggcgaaaaaaacaaacgaaaagacTCGTCCCCTCCGCATGCCGGCGCATCCAATCATTCAACAGATTCGCGTAATAACAACGGCGGGGGAGAATCTTCAGCAAAAGCCAGTTCCGGAAAGGAACATAGCAGCAAAGAGCAACATCATCAAACCAAGCAGCTCCAGGGAAAATCCAGTGCACATGTTGCGATAGCTACCAACAGTGCAGCATTGCATACAAGTCAAGCGAATAACAACGCAACGGTGCCTGCTTACGGCAATTCAGTTTCCGTAATAGGCAGCGGCGGTAGCAATCGCCACAATGGTACACAGTTTAAAAGTCCAGTTTCTTCCGCTGGTCCCAAACGTACTCCACCCGGGTTTGAAAATgtgaatttaaaaacaaaatctgcTGGACCACCTCCCGGCTTCTCGGCTGCTAATGTCACGCTAACGGCAGTGGCGCGCAACGTGAACAATATGACCTTTATAAATTCTATTGGTGAAACGTATGACGTATTGCCATTGCATAGCTATGTTGCCCCACCGAACGCGAGCAAAAGAAATCAA ATTCTTGTGACACACTTTCAAAAAGCATTGCAAAGCCAAGAAGCCTTGCTGGAATTCAAAACAATATCGCAAATGTTTCGCGATGACCAGTACAACGCCTCTGCATACTATGATCATTGTAAGGCAGCGCTAGGGGACCGTTTTCATGAGATTTTCCCCGAATTGATTGCTCTATTACCGAACATTTTAAAGCAACAG GAGCTTTATTTGGTTTATTGTCAAGATGAAAAAACCAGGCCTAAATCGTCTGCGAAAGGGAAAGCTGCTGTTGTTTCAACGCTAGAAGTATGCCAGGTTTGTAAGCAAGTGCTTACCCAAGAGGATTTGACACAACACTATCAAACGCATTACTTGGAGAACAATTTTCCAAAGCTGGGTGTCCATCCCCCATACACCGTTGTAGATGAACCAAAAATGAATTCATTTGCTAAGAAATAG
- the LOC128727065 gene encoding glycogenin-1: MSKHAWVTLATNDSYSLGALVVAHSLKRVHTEHQLAVLITPGVSEAMKTKLRSVFNVVEEVNLFDSKDDSNLALLKRPELGITFTKMHCWRLTQFEKCVFLDADTLVLRNCDELFEREELSAAPDIGWPDCFNSGVYVFRPNLDTFASLLQFAVTNGSFDGGDQGLLNAYFSDWAHTDIKKHLPFIYNTTSVATYSYLPAFKQFGQNTKIFHFIGIAKPWLQNFNSETRKVYVPSEWQHLANFLQYWWDIFAEDVHARLSPEMSGIAGALAQLHLGEAKSKEQEAYEEHMRRQCWETGNIDYMGRDSFENIWKRIQQTLSVAGSQVDEKDNEALQNTSQDSKVSTTTPRSSRRSSRSPSASRKRDPKDRSPTPQPEEKLPIPDKKEVHGVRPPPVIAEEDDDANLIVSAIISTSSLAMRRQMKLPSTNHQLGSLNIATPLTKQVFTDYQQLTTTSASTDGKRTISTHTNVDSFSVESVQTKSNDRRRPLLIAQEKPSSEDADPHMTTTTRPGQDVPDCSKVPKDGVSSSTALPKQSGSGPAAQLTSRQETKPAESTLPGKGGDKVDLPSKSTSPPTPPQQHQQVAQESLAARLIRTFCTIL; the protein is encoded by the exons ATGAGTA AGCACGCTTGGGTGACACTGGCAACCAATGATTCGTACTCCCTGGGAGCACTCGTTGTGGCACATTCGCTGAAGAGAGTGCACACGGAACATCAGCTAGCCGTATTGATTACACCAGGTGTATCGGAGGCGATGAA GACGAAATTACGAAGCGTCTTCAACGTCGTGGAAGAGGTTAATCTGTTCGATTCGAAAGACGATTCGAATCTTGCCCTTTTGAAACGCCCCGAGTTGGGTATAACCTTCACGAAAATGCATTGTTGGCGTCTCACGCAGTTTGaaaagtgtgtttttctcgACGCCGATACGCTTGTGTTGCGTAATTGCGATGAATTGTTCGAGCGCGAGGAATTATCAGCTGCACCCGATATCGGCTGGCCAGATTGCTTCAATTCCGGTGTCTATGTATTCCGGCCAAACCTGGACACGTTTGCCAGTTTGCTGCAGTTCGCTGTAACCAATGGAAGTTTTGATGGCGGCGATCAGGGTCTGTTGAATGCATATTTTTCTGATTGGGCCCATACGGACATCAAAAAGCATTTGCCCTTCATTTACAACACAACATCTGTAGCTACCTATTCATATTTGCCTGCATTTAAACA ATTTGGCCAAAACACTAAAATTTTTCACTTTATCGGAATCGCCAAGCCATGGTTGCAAAACTTCAATTCCGAGACGCGCAAAGTATACGTGCCTTCTGAGTGGCAGCATCTGGCTAACTTTCTTCAGTACTGGTGGGACATATTTGCAGAAGATGTCCACGCACGCCTAAGCCCAGAAATG aGCGGTATTGCTGGGGCTTTAGCTCAGTTGCATCTTGGAGAAGCAAAGTCTAAGGAGCAAGAAGCGTACGAGGAACATATGCGTCGTCAGTGTTGGGAAACCGGAAACATAGACTATATGGGTCGGGATTCGTTCGAGAATATTTGGAAACGCATTCAACAAACGCTCAGCGTCGCTGGTTCGCAAGTCGATGAAAAAGATAATGAAGCGCTTCAAAATACTTCCCAAGACTCCAAGGTATCAACGACAACACCGCGTTCTAGTCGTCGTTCGTCTCGATCGCCATCGGCTTCGCGAAAACGAGATCCCAAAGATCGTTCACCAACACCGCAACCGGAGGAAAAGCTTCCTATCCCCGATAAAAAGGAAG TTCACGGCGTTCGGCCACCGCCGGTCATTGCGGAGGAAGACGATGATGCAAATTTGATTGTATCCGCCATTATCAGTACTAGTAGCCTTGCGATGCGACGTCAAATGAAGCTGCCATCAACGAACCACCAGCTAGGGTCACTGAACATTGCAACACCATTGACCAAGCAAGTCTTTACAGATTACCAACAGCTTACAACGACTTCAGCTAGCACCGATGGGAAGCGAACGATCAGCACGCACACGAACGTCGATTCATTTTCCGTTGAAAGCGTTCAAACAAAGTCAAACGATAGGCGTCGTCCGTTGCTTATTGCTCAAGAGAAACCATCTTCCGAAGATGCTGATCCACACATGACGACTACAACACGACCCGGCCAGGATGTGCCAGATTGTAGTAAGGTGCCAAAAGATGGAGTTTCCAGCTCCACCGCTTTGCCGAAGCAAAGTGGATCAGGCCCAGCTGCACAACTTACGTCCAGACAAGAGACAAAGCCGGCTGAAAGCACGCTCCCAGGAAAGGGTGGTGATAAGGTTGATCTACCGTCCAAATCTACATCACCGCCAACGCCAccacaacagcatcaacaggtGGCACAGGAGTCCCTTGCAG CACGACTCATTCGAACGTTCTGCACCATCTTGTAG